From a region of the Primulina eburnea isolate SZY01 chromosome 7, ASM2296580v1, whole genome shotgun sequence genome:
- the LOC140837307 gene encoding PH, RCC1 and FYVE domains-containing protein 1-like isoform X2, whose product MADLGSYGYADRDIEQALLALKKGAQLLKYGRKGKPKFYPFRLSTDEKSLIWISRSGERSLKLASVSRIIPGQRTTVFQRYLRPDKDYLSFSLIYNNGKRSLDLICKDKVEAEIWIAGLKLLVSSGQAGRSKIDGWNDGGLYFDDNRDLPSHSPSNSSVNAARKVSSSEVSISSNISGSSKSSNIDNSIYSERSHVALDQPIMQVKGSGSDAFRISVSSAPSTSSNGSAPDDCDALGDVYIWGEVICESIIKVGPVKNASSISTKADVLLPRPLECNVVLDVHHIACGVRHAALVTRQGEVFSWGEESGGRLGHGVGKDVTQPHLVESLSFCCVDLVACGEFHSCAVTMGGELYTWGDGTHKAGLLGHGTDVSHWIPKRISGPLEGLQVALVTCGPWHTALVTSTGQLFTFGDGTFGVLGHGNRESVSYPREVESVSGLRTITVACGVWHTAAVVEVIVTQSSASVSSGKLFTWGDGDKNRLGHGDNESRLKPTCVPALIDYNFQKIACGHTLTIGLTTSGRVFTMGSSVYGQLGNPQSDGKLPCLVEDKLTLESVEEIACGAYHVAVLTSKNEVYAWGKGANGRLGHGDVEDRKKPVLVEALKDRHVKFLACGSNYTAAICLHKWVSSVEQSQCSACRQAFGFTRKRHNCYNCGLIHCHACSSKKALWAALAPNPGKPYRVCDSCCAKLSKVTEAGSNNRKNVIPRLSGENKDRLDKADLKLAKLTMSSNFDLIKQFDIKPAKQGKKAETFSSGRSSQVPSVFQPSLFQLRDAVMATSIDVRRTVPKPIIALSNVSSRSVSPFSRKTSPPRSATPVPTTSGLSFSKNIGDSIKKTNEVLNHEVSKLRVQVESLRNQCEMQEQELQKSAKKVQEATALAAEESAKCKAAKEVIKSLTAQLKDMAEKLPPGAYGLVYLPNGLEPNGILYPGANGETNSRTDQISSSYLVSHPRIDLATSNGRQMPSEVLSGNAIRSNESNSQAAVIGLSTANRTNNGGSNIRTSNGGDSVQTNRSSVSEGVDTKEFWPNPVGENCSRSENLDVLGSASQIEAEWIEQYEPGVYITLVAVRDGTRDLKRVRFRFGEHQAETWWSENREKVYERYNVRGTEKSSARTSERLLSPSSQI is encoded by the exons ATGGCAGATCTTGGTAGCTATGGTTATGCGGACCGTGACATCGAGCAG GCGTTGCTTGCTCTAAAAAAGGGTGCTCAACTACTTAAATATGGTCGTAAGGGAAAGCCTAAATTTTATCCATTTAGACTCTCTACT gacgaaaaatctttaatttgGATTTCTCGTAGTGGTGAAAGAAGTTTGAAGTTAGCTTCAGTATCAAGAATTATTCCTGGACAAAGAACT ACCGTATTCCAAAGATATTTACGACCTGACAAGGACTACTTATCCTTCTCGCTTATTTATAACAACGGGAAAAGATCCCTAGACCTG ATATGCAAGGACAAAGTTGAGGCAGAGATCTGGATAGCTGGCCTCAAGTTGTTGGTATCTTCCGGACAAGCTGGACGTTCAAAAATTGATGGATGGAATGATGGAGGCCTCTATTTTGAT GACAACAGAGATTTGCCATCACACAGTCCAAGCAACAGTTCTGTGAATGCTGCCCGAAAAGTTAGTTCATCCGAAGTTTCCATTAGTTCAAATATAAGCGGTTCTTCAAAGAGCAGTAACATAGATAATTCAATCTATTCAGAAAGGTCACATGTGGCTTTGGATCAACCGATCATGCAAGTGAAAGGATCTGGTTCAGATGCTTTTCGCATTAGCGTTTCTAGTGCCCCTAGTACGTCAAGTAATGGTTCTGCACCAGATGATTGTGATGCTTTAGGTGATGTGTATATATGGGGTGAAGTTATATGCGAGAGTATCATAAAGGTTGGTCCAGTAAAGAATGCTAGTTCAATTAGCACAAAAGCTGATGTTCTACTTCCCAGGCCATTAGAGTGTAATGTTGTTCTGGATGTGCATCATATAGCTTGTGGGGTTCGGCATGCTGCCTTAGTCACTAGGCAAGGAGAGGTCTTTAGTTGGGGGGAAGAATCAGGTGGACGGCTCGGCCATGGAGTTGGGAAAGATGTTACTCAACCTCATCTAGTGGAATCTCTGTCATTTTGCTGTGTTGATTTAGTTGCATGTGGAGAGTTTCACTCTTGTGCTGTCACAATGGGTGGTGAACTTTACACATGGGGTGATGGCACTCATAAAGCCGGGCTCTTGGGTCATGGGACGGATGTCAGTCATTGGATACCAAAGCGAATTTCGGGGCCTCTCGAGGGACTTCAAGTTGCACTGGTTACTTGCGGCCCGTGGCATACAGCTTTAGTAACATCAACGGGACAGCTCTTTACATTTGGAGATGGTACTTTCGGTGTTTTGGGACATGGAAATAGAGAAAGTGTTTCTTACCCGAGGGAGGTCGAGTCTGTCTCGGGATTGAGGACaatcactgttgcatgtggggTGTGGCATACTGCTGCTGTGGTTGAGGTTATTGTAACTCAGTCCAGTGCAAGTGTTTCGTCAGGGAAACTGTTTACTTGGGGTGATGGCGATAAAAATCGCCTTGGTCATGGCGATAACGAATCTCGGCTGAAGCCTACTTGTGTGCCTGCTCTAATCGAttataattttcagaaaatcgCCTGTGGGCATACTTTGACCATCGGCCTAACAACGTCTGGGCGTGTTTTCACAATGGGAAGTTCAGTCTATGGTCAGCTCGGAAATCCTCAGTCAGATGGAAAGTTACCTTGTTTGGTCGAAGACAAGCTTACTCTCGAATCTGTTGAAGAAATTGCCTGTGGTGCCTATCACGTGGCTGTATTAACATCCAAAAATGAGGTATATGCATGGGGTAAGGGTGCTAATGGGAGATTGGGTCATGGGGATGTTGAAGATAGGAAAAAGCCGGTTCTGGTTGAAGCATTGAAGGATAGACACGTTAAATTTCTAGCTTGTGGTTCGAATTACACTGCTGCAATATGCCTTCACAAATGGGTTTCTAGTGTGGAGCAATCCCAGTGCTCCGCTTGTAGACAGGCATTTGGCTTTACGAGAAAGAGGCATAATTGCTACAACTGTGGACTAATACACTGCCACGCTTGCAGTTCTAAAAAAGCTTTATGGGCAGCATTGGCACCTAATCCTGGCAAGCCATATCGGGTGTGTGATTCTTGTTGTGCGAAATTGAGTAAGGTAACAGAAGCTGGTAGCAACAATCGAAAAAATGTTATTCCACGCCTTTCAGGTGAAAATAAGGATAGGCTGGACAAGGCAGATTTAAAGTTGGCCAAGTTGACCATGTCATCTAACTTTGATTTGATCAAGCAGTTCGATATAAAACCAGCGAAACAAGGGAAGAAAGCTGAAACATTCTCTTCAGGTCGGTCCTCTCAGGTTCCTTCTGTGTTTCAGCCTTCTCTATTTCAGCTGAGAGATGCTGTCATGGCTACATCTATTGATGTACGTCGAACAGTTCCAAAACCAATTATTGCACTCTCGAATGTTAGTTCTCGGTCCGTTTCACCCTTCTCCAGAAAAACAAGCCCTCCTAGATCAGCAACACCGGTTCCTACAACATCAGGGCTTTCTTTTTCTAAAAACATTGGTGATAGCATAAAGAAGACCAATGAAGTTCTGAATCATGAAGTGAGCAAGTTGCGTGTTCAG GTGGAGAGTCTGAGAAATCAATGTGAAATGCAAGAGCAGGAGCTTCAGAAATCAGCAAAGAAGGTCCAAGAAGCAACGGCATTAGCTGCTGAGGAATCTGCTAAATGTAAAGCTGCAAAAGAAGTGATTAAGTCTCTTACCGCACAG CTCAAAGATATGGCTGAGAAATTACCACCTGGGGCGTACGGACTTGTATACCTGCCGAATGGATTGGAACCAAATGGTATACTCTACCCTGGTGCAAATGGAGAAACAAATTCAAGAACCGACCAAATCAGCAGCTCCTACTTGGTTTCGCATCCAAGAATTGATTTAGCTACATCAAACGGTAGGCAAATGCCCTCAGAAGTGCTTTCAGGAAATGCCATTAGAAGCAATGAAAGCAATTCCCAGGCTGCAGTAATTGGACTTTCCACCGCCAACCGGACAAATAATGGCGGTTCAAACATCAGAACTTCTAATGGTGGTGATAGTGTCCAAACTAACCGGAGCAGTGTATCCGAGGGTGTTGACACTAAAGAATTTTGGCCTAACCCAGTTGGTGAAAATTGCTCAAGATCTGAGAACTTGGACGTTCTTGGCAGTGCCAGTCAAATCGAGGCTGAATGGATCGAGCAATATGAACCTGGTGTGTACATAACACTTGTAGCCGTTCGAGATGGGACTAGAGATCTCAAGCGTGTACGATTCAG ATTCGGGGAACATCAGGCGGAGACCTGGTGGTCAGAGAACCGGGAAAAAGTTTACGAGAGGTACAATGTTCGTGGAACCGAGAAGTCATCTGCCCGAACATCTGAACGACTTCTTTCGCCATCTTCACAAATATAG
- the LOC140837307 gene encoding PH, RCC1 and FYVE domains-containing protein 1-like isoform X3 gives MADLGSYGYADRDIEQALLALKKGAQLLKYGRKGKPKFYPFRLSTDEKSLIWISRSGERSLKLASVSRIIPGQRTICKDKVEAEIWIAGLKLLVSSGQAGRSKIDGWNDGGLYFDDNRDLPSHSPSNSSVNAARKVSSSEVSISSNISGSSKSSNIDNSIYSERSHVALDQPIMQVKGSGSDAFRISVSSAPSTSSNGSAPDDCDALGDVYIWGEVICESIIKVGPVKNASSISTKADVLLPRPLECNVVLDVHHIACGVRHAALVTRQGEVFSWGEESGGRLGHGVGKDVTQPHLVESLSFCCVDLVACGEFHSCAVTMGGELYTWGDGTHKAGLLGHGTDVSHWIPKRISGPLEGLQVALVTCGPWHTALVTSTGQLFTFGDGTFGVLGHGNRESVSYPREVESVSGLRTITVACGVWHTAAVVEVIVTQSSASVSSGKLFTWGDGDKNRLGHGDNESRLKPTCVPALIDYNFQKIACGHTLTIGLTTSGRVFTMGSSVYGQLGNPQSDGKLPCLVEDKLTLESVEEIACGAYHVAVLTSKNEVYAWGKGANGRLGHGDVEDRKKPVLVEALKDRHVKFLACGSNYTAAICLHKWVSSVEQSQCSACRQAFGFTRKRHNCYNCGLIHCHACSSKKALWAALAPNPGKPYRVCDSCCAKLSKVTEAGSNNRKNVIPRLSGENKDRLDKADLKLAKLTMSSNFDLIKQFDIKPAKQGKKAETFSSGRSSQVPSVFQPSLFQLRDAVMATSIDVRRTVPKPIIALSNVSSRSVSPFSRKTSPPRSATPVPTTSGLSFSKNIGDSIKKTNEVLNHEVSKLRVQVESLRNQCEMQEQELQKSAKKVQEATALAAEESAKCKAAKEVIKSLTAQLKDMAEKLPPGAYGLVYLPNGLEPNGILYPGANGETNSRTDQISSSYLVSHPRIDLATSNGRQMPSEVLSGNAIRSNESNSQAAVIGLSTANRTNNGGSNIRTSNGGDSVQTNRSSVSEGVDTKEFWPNPVGENCSRSENLDVLGSASQIEAEWIEQYEPGVYITLVAVRDGTRDLKRVRFSRRRFGEHQAETWWSENREKVYERYNVRGTEKSSARTSERLLSPSSQI, from the exons ATGGCAGATCTTGGTAGCTATGGTTATGCGGACCGTGACATCGAGCAG GCGTTGCTTGCTCTAAAAAAGGGTGCTCAACTACTTAAATATGGTCGTAAGGGAAAGCCTAAATTTTATCCATTTAGACTCTCTACT gacgaaaaatctttaatttgGATTTCTCGTAGTGGTGAAAGAAGTTTGAAGTTAGCTTCAGTATCAAGAATTATTCCTGGACAAAGAACT ATATGCAAGGACAAAGTTGAGGCAGAGATCTGGATAGCTGGCCTCAAGTTGTTGGTATCTTCCGGACAAGCTGGACGTTCAAAAATTGATGGATGGAATGATGGAGGCCTCTATTTTGAT GACAACAGAGATTTGCCATCACACAGTCCAAGCAACAGTTCTGTGAATGCTGCCCGAAAAGTTAGTTCATCCGAAGTTTCCATTAGTTCAAATATAAGCGGTTCTTCAAAGAGCAGTAACATAGATAATTCAATCTATTCAGAAAGGTCACATGTGGCTTTGGATCAACCGATCATGCAAGTGAAAGGATCTGGTTCAGATGCTTTTCGCATTAGCGTTTCTAGTGCCCCTAGTACGTCAAGTAATGGTTCTGCACCAGATGATTGTGATGCTTTAGGTGATGTGTATATATGGGGTGAAGTTATATGCGAGAGTATCATAAAGGTTGGTCCAGTAAAGAATGCTAGTTCAATTAGCACAAAAGCTGATGTTCTACTTCCCAGGCCATTAGAGTGTAATGTTGTTCTGGATGTGCATCATATAGCTTGTGGGGTTCGGCATGCTGCCTTAGTCACTAGGCAAGGAGAGGTCTTTAGTTGGGGGGAAGAATCAGGTGGACGGCTCGGCCATGGAGTTGGGAAAGATGTTACTCAACCTCATCTAGTGGAATCTCTGTCATTTTGCTGTGTTGATTTAGTTGCATGTGGAGAGTTTCACTCTTGTGCTGTCACAATGGGTGGTGAACTTTACACATGGGGTGATGGCACTCATAAAGCCGGGCTCTTGGGTCATGGGACGGATGTCAGTCATTGGATACCAAAGCGAATTTCGGGGCCTCTCGAGGGACTTCAAGTTGCACTGGTTACTTGCGGCCCGTGGCATACAGCTTTAGTAACATCAACGGGACAGCTCTTTACATTTGGAGATGGTACTTTCGGTGTTTTGGGACATGGAAATAGAGAAAGTGTTTCTTACCCGAGGGAGGTCGAGTCTGTCTCGGGATTGAGGACaatcactgttgcatgtggggTGTGGCATACTGCTGCTGTGGTTGAGGTTATTGTAACTCAGTCCAGTGCAAGTGTTTCGTCAGGGAAACTGTTTACTTGGGGTGATGGCGATAAAAATCGCCTTGGTCATGGCGATAACGAATCTCGGCTGAAGCCTACTTGTGTGCCTGCTCTAATCGAttataattttcagaaaatcgCCTGTGGGCATACTTTGACCATCGGCCTAACAACGTCTGGGCGTGTTTTCACAATGGGAAGTTCAGTCTATGGTCAGCTCGGAAATCCTCAGTCAGATGGAAAGTTACCTTGTTTGGTCGAAGACAAGCTTACTCTCGAATCTGTTGAAGAAATTGCCTGTGGTGCCTATCACGTGGCTGTATTAACATCCAAAAATGAGGTATATGCATGGGGTAAGGGTGCTAATGGGAGATTGGGTCATGGGGATGTTGAAGATAGGAAAAAGCCGGTTCTGGTTGAAGCATTGAAGGATAGACACGTTAAATTTCTAGCTTGTGGTTCGAATTACACTGCTGCAATATGCCTTCACAAATGGGTTTCTAGTGTGGAGCAATCCCAGTGCTCCGCTTGTAGACAGGCATTTGGCTTTACGAGAAAGAGGCATAATTGCTACAACTGTGGACTAATACACTGCCACGCTTGCAGTTCTAAAAAAGCTTTATGGGCAGCATTGGCACCTAATCCTGGCAAGCCATATCGGGTGTGTGATTCTTGTTGTGCGAAATTGAGTAAGGTAACAGAAGCTGGTAGCAACAATCGAAAAAATGTTATTCCACGCCTTTCAGGTGAAAATAAGGATAGGCTGGACAAGGCAGATTTAAAGTTGGCCAAGTTGACCATGTCATCTAACTTTGATTTGATCAAGCAGTTCGATATAAAACCAGCGAAACAAGGGAAGAAAGCTGAAACATTCTCTTCAGGTCGGTCCTCTCAGGTTCCTTCTGTGTTTCAGCCTTCTCTATTTCAGCTGAGAGATGCTGTCATGGCTACATCTATTGATGTACGTCGAACAGTTCCAAAACCAATTATTGCACTCTCGAATGTTAGTTCTCGGTCCGTTTCACCCTTCTCCAGAAAAACAAGCCCTCCTAGATCAGCAACACCGGTTCCTACAACATCAGGGCTTTCTTTTTCTAAAAACATTGGTGATAGCATAAAGAAGACCAATGAAGTTCTGAATCATGAAGTGAGCAAGTTGCGTGTTCAG GTGGAGAGTCTGAGAAATCAATGTGAAATGCAAGAGCAGGAGCTTCAGAAATCAGCAAAGAAGGTCCAAGAAGCAACGGCATTAGCTGCTGAGGAATCTGCTAAATGTAAAGCTGCAAAAGAAGTGATTAAGTCTCTTACCGCACAG CTCAAAGATATGGCTGAGAAATTACCACCTGGGGCGTACGGACTTGTATACCTGCCGAATGGATTGGAACCAAATGGTATACTCTACCCTGGTGCAAATGGAGAAACAAATTCAAGAACCGACCAAATCAGCAGCTCCTACTTGGTTTCGCATCCAAGAATTGATTTAGCTACATCAAACGGTAGGCAAATGCCCTCAGAAGTGCTTTCAGGAAATGCCATTAGAAGCAATGAAAGCAATTCCCAGGCTGCAGTAATTGGACTTTCCACCGCCAACCGGACAAATAATGGCGGTTCAAACATCAGAACTTCTAATGGTGGTGATAGTGTCCAAACTAACCGGAGCAGTGTATCCGAGGGTGTTGACACTAAAGAATTTTGGCCTAACCCAGTTGGTGAAAATTGCTCAAGATCTGAGAACTTGGACGTTCTTGGCAGTGCCAGTCAAATCGAGGCTGAATGGATCGAGCAATATGAACCTGGTGTGTACATAACACTTGTAGCCGTTCGAGATGGGACTAGAGATCTCAAGCGTGTACGATTCAG TCGGAGAAGATTCGGGGAACATCAGGCGGAGACCTGGTGGTCAGAGAACCGGGAAAAAGTTTACGAGAGGTACAATGTTCGTGGAACCGAGAAGTCATCTGCCCGAACATCTGAACGACTTCTTTCGCCATCTTCACAAATATAG
- the LOC140837307 gene encoding PH, RCC1 and FYVE domains-containing protein 1-like isoform X1, producing MADLGSYGYADRDIEQALLALKKGAQLLKYGRKGKPKFYPFRLSTDEKSLIWISRSGERSLKLASVSRIIPGQRTTVFQRYLRPDKDYLSFSLIYNNGKRSLDLICKDKVEAEIWIAGLKLLVSSGQAGRSKIDGWNDGGLYFDDNRDLPSHSPSNSSVNAARKVSSSEVSISSNISGSSKSSNIDNSIYSERSHVALDQPIMQVKGSGSDAFRISVSSAPSTSSNGSAPDDCDALGDVYIWGEVICESIIKVGPVKNASSISTKADVLLPRPLECNVVLDVHHIACGVRHAALVTRQGEVFSWGEESGGRLGHGVGKDVTQPHLVESLSFCCVDLVACGEFHSCAVTMGGELYTWGDGTHKAGLLGHGTDVSHWIPKRISGPLEGLQVALVTCGPWHTALVTSTGQLFTFGDGTFGVLGHGNRESVSYPREVESVSGLRTITVACGVWHTAAVVEVIVTQSSASVSSGKLFTWGDGDKNRLGHGDNESRLKPTCVPALIDYNFQKIACGHTLTIGLTTSGRVFTMGSSVYGQLGNPQSDGKLPCLVEDKLTLESVEEIACGAYHVAVLTSKNEVYAWGKGANGRLGHGDVEDRKKPVLVEALKDRHVKFLACGSNYTAAICLHKWVSSVEQSQCSACRQAFGFTRKRHNCYNCGLIHCHACSSKKALWAALAPNPGKPYRVCDSCCAKLSKVTEAGSNNRKNVIPRLSGENKDRLDKADLKLAKLTMSSNFDLIKQFDIKPAKQGKKAETFSSGRSSQVPSVFQPSLFQLRDAVMATSIDVRRTVPKPIIALSNVSSRSVSPFSRKTSPPRSATPVPTTSGLSFSKNIGDSIKKTNEVLNHEVSKLRVQVESLRNQCEMQEQELQKSAKKVQEATALAAEESAKCKAAKEVIKSLTAQLKDMAEKLPPGAYGLVYLPNGLEPNGILYPGANGETNSRTDQISSSYLVSHPRIDLATSNGRQMPSEVLSGNAIRSNESNSQAAVIGLSTANRTNNGGSNIRTSNGGDSVQTNRSSVSEGVDTKEFWPNPVGENCSRSENLDVLGSASQIEAEWIEQYEPGVYITLVAVRDGTRDLKRVRFSRRRFGEHQAETWWSENREKVYERYNVRGTEKSSARTSERLLSPSSQI from the exons ATGGCAGATCTTGGTAGCTATGGTTATGCGGACCGTGACATCGAGCAG GCGTTGCTTGCTCTAAAAAAGGGTGCTCAACTACTTAAATATGGTCGTAAGGGAAAGCCTAAATTTTATCCATTTAGACTCTCTACT gacgaaaaatctttaatttgGATTTCTCGTAGTGGTGAAAGAAGTTTGAAGTTAGCTTCAGTATCAAGAATTATTCCTGGACAAAGAACT ACCGTATTCCAAAGATATTTACGACCTGACAAGGACTACTTATCCTTCTCGCTTATTTATAACAACGGGAAAAGATCCCTAGACCTG ATATGCAAGGACAAAGTTGAGGCAGAGATCTGGATAGCTGGCCTCAAGTTGTTGGTATCTTCCGGACAAGCTGGACGTTCAAAAATTGATGGATGGAATGATGGAGGCCTCTATTTTGAT GACAACAGAGATTTGCCATCACACAGTCCAAGCAACAGTTCTGTGAATGCTGCCCGAAAAGTTAGTTCATCCGAAGTTTCCATTAGTTCAAATATAAGCGGTTCTTCAAAGAGCAGTAACATAGATAATTCAATCTATTCAGAAAGGTCACATGTGGCTTTGGATCAACCGATCATGCAAGTGAAAGGATCTGGTTCAGATGCTTTTCGCATTAGCGTTTCTAGTGCCCCTAGTACGTCAAGTAATGGTTCTGCACCAGATGATTGTGATGCTTTAGGTGATGTGTATATATGGGGTGAAGTTATATGCGAGAGTATCATAAAGGTTGGTCCAGTAAAGAATGCTAGTTCAATTAGCACAAAAGCTGATGTTCTACTTCCCAGGCCATTAGAGTGTAATGTTGTTCTGGATGTGCATCATATAGCTTGTGGGGTTCGGCATGCTGCCTTAGTCACTAGGCAAGGAGAGGTCTTTAGTTGGGGGGAAGAATCAGGTGGACGGCTCGGCCATGGAGTTGGGAAAGATGTTACTCAACCTCATCTAGTGGAATCTCTGTCATTTTGCTGTGTTGATTTAGTTGCATGTGGAGAGTTTCACTCTTGTGCTGTCACAATGGGTGGTGAACTTTACACATGGGGTGATGGCACTCATAAAGCCGGGCTCTTGGGTCATGGGACGGATGTCAGTCATTGGATACCAAAGCGAATTTCGGGGCCTCTCGAGGGACTTCAAGTTGCACTGGTTACTTGCGGCCCGTGGCATACAGCTTTAGTAACATCAACGGGACAGCTCTTTACATTTGGAGATGGTACTTTCGGTGTTTTGGGACATGGAAATAGAGAAAGTGTTTCTTACCCGAGGGAGGTCGAGTCTGTCTCGGGATTGAGGACaatcactgttgcatgtggggTGTGGCATACTGCTGCTGTGGTTGAGGTTATTGTAACTCAGTCCAGTGCAAGTGTTTCGTCAGGGAAACTGTTTACTTGGGGTGATGGCGATAAAAATCGCCTTGGTCATGGCGATAACGAATCTCGGCTGAAGCCTACTTGTGTGCCTGCTCTAATCGAttataattttcagaaaatcgCCTGTGGGCATACTTTGACCATCGGCCTAACAACGTCTGGGCGTGTTTTCACAATGGGAAGTTCAGTCTATGGTCAGCTCGGAAATCCTCAGTCAGATGGAAAGTTACCTTGTTTGGTCGAAGACAAGCTTACTCTCGAATCTGTTGAAGAAATTGCCTGTGGTGCCTATCACGTGGCTGTATTAACATCCAAAAATGAGGTATATGCATGGGGTAAGGGTGCTAATGGGAGATTGGGTCATGGGGATGTTGAAGATAGGAAAAAGCCGGTTCTGGTTGAAGCATTGAAGGATAGACACGTTAAATTTCTAGCTTGTGGTTCGAATTACACTGCTGCAATATGCCTTCACAAATGGGTTTCTAGTGTGGAGCAATCCCAGTGCTCCGCTTGTAGACAGGCATTTGGCTTTACGAGAAAGAGGCATAATTGCTACAACTGTGGACTAATACACTGCCACGCTTGCAGTTCTAAAAAAGCTTTATGGGCAGCATTGGCACCTAATCCTGGCAAGCCATATCGGGTGTGTGATTCTTGTTGTGCGAAATTGAGTAAGGTAACAGAAGCTGGTAGCAACAATCGAAAAAATGTTATTCCACGCCTTTCAGGTGAAAATAAGGATAGGCTGGACAAGGCAGATTTAAAGTTGGCCAAGTTGACCATGTCATCTAACTTTGATTTGATCAAGCAGTTCGATATAAAACCAGCGAAACAAGGGAAGAAAGCTGAAACATTCTCTTCAGGTCGGTCCTCTCAGGTTCCTTCTGTGTTTCAGCCTTCTCTATTTCAGCTGAGAGATGCTGTCATGGCTACATCTATTGATGTACGTCGAACAGTTCCAAAACCAATTATTGCACTCTCGAATGTTAGTTCTCGGTCCGTTTCACCCTTCTCCAGAAAAACAAGCCCTCCTAGATCAGCAACACCGGTTCCTACAACATCAGGGCTTTCTTTTTCTAAAAACATTGGTGATAGCATAAAGAAGACCAATGAAGTTCTGAATCATGAAGTGAGCAAGTTGCGTGTTCAG GTGGAGAGTCTGAGAAATCAATGTGAAATGCAAGAGCAGGAGCTTCAGAAATCAGCAAAGAAGGTCCAAGAAGCAACGGCATTAGCTGCTGAGGAATCTGCTAAATGTAAAGCTGCAAAAGAAGTGATTAAGTCTCTTACCGCACAG CTCAAAGATATGGCTGAGAAATTACCACCTGGGGCGTACGGACTTGTATACCTGCCGAATGGATTGGAACCAAATGGTATACTCTACCCTGGTGCAAATGGAGAAACAAATTCAAGAACCGACCAAATCAGCAGCTCCTACTTGGTTTCGCATCCAAGAATTGATTTAGCTACATCAAACGGTAGGCAAATGCCCTCAGAAGTGCTTTCAGGAAATGCCATTAGAAGCAATGAAAGCAATTCCCAGGCTGCAGTAATTGGACTTTCCACCGCCAACCGGACAAATAATGGCGGTTCAAACATCAGAACTTCTAATGGTGGTGATAGTGTCCAAACTAACCGGAGCAGTGTATCCGAGGGTGTTGACACTAAAGAATTTTGGCCTAACCCAGTTGGTGAAAATTGCTCAAGATCTGAGAACTTGGACGTTCTTGGCAGTGCCAGTCAAATCGAGGCTGAATGGATCGAGCAATATGAACCTGGTGTGTACATAACACTTGTAGCCGTTCGAGATGGGACTAGAGATCTCAAGCGTGTACGATTCAG TCGGAGAAGATTCGGGGAACATCAGGCGGAGACCTGGTGGTCAGAGAACCGGGAAAAAGTTTACGAGAGGTACAATGTTCGTGGAACCGAGAAGTCATCTGCCCGAACATCTGAACGACTTCTTTCGCCATCTTCACAAATATAG